Proteins encoded in a region of the Photobacterium angustum genome:
- a CDS encoding DNA translocase FtsK 4TM domain-containing protein: MRLSGTQRIIEGFLIISILAAIYIMVALVTFNPADPSWSQTAWEGVVQNKAGAFGALVADTFFFSFGSLAYVFPALIVLLGYYLFRRRSKSLSHDYMVYGTRLLGFILLLLTSCGLADLNFDDIWYFSSGGVVGDVVSNISMPLLNVLGTTLVLMFIWAIGFTLFSGISWTSIVDTLGEKTLSSLTWFLNKFRSDKHEVMRPFATEIPDESEMPYMAHLDDVDDEDDPLLSSYVNNESLDNNAKEVESSPYKIVRPNSDMARDPLLETSQPVVSHPAAQSQAAVQQPVVSQPAAQPQPAVQQPVVSQPAAQPQAAVQQPVVSQTAAQPQAAVQQPVVSQPAAQPQAAVQQPVVSQPAAQPQPAVQQPVVSQPVAQPQAAVQQPQETVQQPATQPRGLSIEDLERELDKNEDFTVPVDEYTQSAIEAAESAVTAAPAYHSSAQNVVEPSQPVESMAVQQTTPVASQSVTPQSTTSQPVPGSDIEIGVQDGMSELERGEAVELTPEQKEKADQEAFLQNIRDLQKEQAHLAGLDNPFLMQTEVDLPAPTSPMPTLDLLQPARRTVEPASEEELQATAALIESKLVDYKIKAQVKGIYPGPVITRFELDLAPGVKVSRISGLAKDLARALSVMAVRVVEAIPGKPYIGLELPNKGRETVYMSEVVASERFQNMDGPLPIVLGSDIAGEAVVADLSKMPHLLVAGTTGSGKSVGVNVMILSLLYKCKPEDCRFIMIDPKMLELSIYEGIPHLLTEVVTDMKDAGNALRWCVGEMERRYKLMAKCGVRNVAGFNAKLEEAAAAGYPIHDPLWQPGDTMDEYPPLLEKMPSIVVIIDEFADLMMVVGKKVEELIARLAQKARAAGIHLVLATQRPSVDVITGLIKANIPTRMAFTVSTKTDSRTILDQGGAESLLGMGDMLYLPPGQSHTTRVHGAFASDDDVHNVVNDWKARGKPQYIDSILSSDQGSESLLPGETSTGGDDDIDQLFDEVAAFVTETRRASVSGVQRRFKIGYNRAARIVEQLEAHGIVSPPGHNSNREVLAPAPVQIHD; this comes from the coding sequence ATGCGTTTGTCAGGTACACAACGCATTATTGAAGGTTTTTTAATCATCAGTATTTTAGCTGCTATTTATATTATGGTGGCATTGGTAACATTTAACCCTGCAGATCCATCATGGTCACAAACTGCTTGGGAAGGGGTTGTTCAGAATAAAGCTGGCGCGTTTGGCGCTTTAGTGGCTGATACCTTCTTCTTCAGTTTTGGCTCATTAGCCTATGTTTTTCCAGCCTTAATAGTCTTACTTGGCTATTATCTATTTCGTCGCCGTTCAAAAAGTTTATCTCACGATTATATGGTTTACGGCACTCGTCTTTTAGGCTTCATTTTATTGCTATTAACTAGCTGTGGTCTTGCTGATTTAAACTTTGATGATATTTGGTACTTTTCATCGGGTGGAGTCGTCGGGGATGTTGTTTCAAACATTTCAATGCCATTGCTTAATGTGCTTGGTACAACATTAGTACTGATGTTTATTTGGGCTATTGGTTTTACCTTGTTTTCGGGTATTTCATGGACATCAATTGTTGATACATTAGGTGAAAAGACACTTTCTTCGTTAACTTGGTTTCTAAATAAATTTCGTTCAGATAAACATGAGGTTATGCGACCTTTTGCAACCGAAATTCCTGATGAATCAGAAATGCCTTACATGGCACACTTAGATGACGTTGATGATGAAGACGACCCGTTATTATCATCTTATGTTAATAACGAATCATTAGATAATAATGCAAAAGAAGTCGAATCTTCGCCTTATAAGATTGTTCGACCGAATTCTGATATGGCACGAGATCCATTGTTAGAAACGAGTCAACCAGTGGTAAGTCACCCCGCGGCACAATCGCAAGCTGCTGTTCAACAACCAGTGGTAAGTCAGCCCGCGGCACAACCGCAACCAGCTGTTCAACAACCAGTAGTAAGTCAGCCTGCGGCACAACCGCAAGCAGCTGTTCAACAACCAGTGGTAAGTCAGACTGCGGCACAACCGCAAGCAGCTGTTCAACAACCAGTGGTAAGTCAGCCTGCGGCACAACCGCAAGCAGCTGTTCAACAACCAGTGGTAAGTCAGCCTGCGGCACAACCGCAACCAGCTGTTCAACAACCTGTGGTAAGCCAGCCAGTGGCACAACCGCAAGCAGCTGTTCAACAACCACAAGAGACAGTTCAGCAGCCTGCTACTCAGCCTCGTGGTCTTTCGATTGAAGATTTAGAACGCGAACTAGATAAAAATGAAGATTTTACTGTTCCAGTGGATGAGTATACGCAAAGTGCAATTGAAGCTGCTGAATCAGCAGTAACTGCAGCTCCTGCTTATCATTCCTCAGCGCAGAATGTTGTTGAACCAAGTCAACCCGTAGAATCTATGGCTGTTCAACAGACAACACCTGTAGCGTCGCAATCTGTCACTCCACAATCAACAACATCACAGCCTGTTCCGGGAAGTGATATTGAAATTGGCGTGCAAGATGGTATGTCTGAACTAGAGCGTGGTGAAGCTGTTGAGTTGACGCCTGAGCAAAAAGAAAAAGCTGATCAGGAAGCGTTTTTGCAAAACATTCGTGATTTACAGAAAGAACAAGCGCATTTGGCTGGATTAGATAATCCGTTTTTAATGCAAACAGAAGTTGATCTTCCTGCTCCAACGTCACCAATGCCAACATTAGATTTATTGCAACCCGCTCGTCGAACTGTTGAGCCAGCTTCTGAAGAAGAGTTGCAAGCGACGGCAGCGTTAATTGAATCTAAGTTAGTTGATTACAAAATTAAAGCGCAGGTGAAAGGAATTTATCCTGGGCCTGTTATTACTCGCTTTGAATTAGATTTAGCGCCAGGAGTGAAAGTTAGTCGTATCTCTGGTTTAGCAAAAGACTTAGCTCGCGCGTTGTCTGTAATGGCTGTACGTGTCGTTGAGGCTATTCCGGGTAAACCATATATTGGTTTAGAATTGCCGAATAAAGGTCGAGAAACGGTATACATGTCTGAAGTGGTCGCCAGTGAGCGTTTTCAGAATATGGATGGTCCATTACCGATTGTTTTAGGTAGCGATATTGCTGGTGAAGCTGTTGTGGCAGATCTAAGTAAAATGCCTCACTTACTGGTTGCGGGTACAACAGGATCGGGTAAATCTGTTGGTGTAAACGTAATGATCTTGAGCTTACTATATAAGTGTAAGCCTGAAGACTGTCGCTTTATTATGATCGATCCAAAGATGTTGGAGTTATCTATTTATGAAGGTATACCGCATCTATTAACGGAAGTTGTGACTGACATGAAAGATGCAGGTAATGCCCTGCGTTGGTGTGTCGGGGAAATGGAACGTCGTTATAAGCTAATGGCGAAATGTGGAGTACGTAACGTAGCGGGCTTTAATGCTAAGTTAGAAGAAGCGGCGGCGGCGGGTTACCCTATTCATGATCCATTATGGCAACCAGGCGATACTATGGATGAATACCCACCATTACTTGAAAAAATGCCAAGTATTGTAGTGATCATCGATGAATTTGCTGACTTGATGATGGTTGTTGGTAAGAAAGTTGAAGAACTTATCGCGCGTCTTGCTCAAAAAGCACGTGCGGCAGGTATCCACTTAGTACTTGCTACTCAGCGTCCATCTGTGGATGTTATTACCGGCTTAATTAAAGCAAATATTCCAACGCGTATGGCATTTACTGTATCTACCAAGACAGACTCACGTACTATTCTTGATCAAGGTGGTGCCGAATCCTTGCTTGGTATGGGTGATATGCTGTACTTGCCTCCAGGTCAAAGCCATACAACACGTGTTCACGGTGCATTTGCATCGGATGATGATGTTCATAACGTAGTAAATGATTGGAAAGCACGCGGTAAACCACAATATATAGATAGTATCCTAAGTTCAGATCAAGGTTCAGAAAGTCTATTACCGGGTGAAACATCCACCGGTGGTGATGATGATATCGATCAACTGTTTGATGAAGTGGCTGCATTTGTAACTGAAACGCGTCGTGCATCAGTATCGGGCGTTCAGCGCCGCTTTAAAATTGGATATAACCGTGCAGCACGAATTGTTGAGCAACTAGAAGCGCATGGCATTGTTAGCCCGCCGGGGCACAATTCAAACCGAGAAGTACTAGCACCTGCGCCAGTACAGATCCACGATTAA
- the lrp gene encoding leucine-responsive transcriptional regulator Lrp produces the protein MVDTKKKPSKELDRIDRNILNELQKDGRISNVELSKRVGLSPTPCLERVRRLERQGYISGYTALLNPQFLDASLLVFVEITLNRGAPDVFEQFNKSVQELEDIQECHLVSGDFDYLLKTRVSDMSAYRKLLGETLLRLPGVNDTRTYVVMEEVKQSNNLVIKTR, from the coding sequence ATGGTAGATACCAAAAAGAAACCATCCAAGGAATTGGATCGCATTGACCGTAATATTTTGAATGAACTTCAAAAAGACGGCAGAATTTCAAATGTTGAGCTATCAAAGCGTGTTGGTTTATCTCCAACACCTTGTCTTGAGCGTGTACGTCGTTTAGAGCGTCAAGGTTATATCAGTGGTTATACCGCATTGCTTAACCCACAGTTTCTTGATGCTTCACTATTGGTGTTTGTAGAGATTACACTAAATCGTGGTGCGCCAGATGTATTTGAACAGTTCAATAAATCAGTTCAAGAGCTTGAAGATATTCAAGAGTGTCATCTTGTTTCTGGTGATTTTGACTACTTATTAAAAACACGTGTATCTGATATGTCAGCATACCGTAAGCTTCTTGGTGAAACATTATTGCGTCTACCGGGTGTAAATGACACGCGTACGTACGTTGTAATGGAAGAAGTTAAACAGTCAAATAATCTAGTGATTAAAACACGATAA
- the serS gene encoding serine--tRNA ligase codes for MLDSKLLRTELDETAEKLARRGFNLDVETLRNLEEKRKSLQVKTEELQAQRNSRSKSIGQAKAKGDHEEAERIMAEVGNLGSELDDAKKALAELQAELDVITQSVPNIPDDSVPVGKDESENVEISRWGEPKAYDFDVKDHVDLGEMAGGLDFASAVKITGARFIVMKGQFARLHRAIAQFMLDLHTEEHGYTEMYVPYLVNADSLFGTGQLPKFGEDLFHTQPLTEKVNDEEPRVLSLIPTAEVPVTNMMRDTITDEADLPVKMTAHTPCFRSEAGSYGRDTRGLIRMHQFDKVELVQITKPEDSMAALEELTGHAEKVLQLLELPYRKVILCTGDMGFGSCKTYDLEVWVPAQETYREISSCSNMWDFQARRMQARFRRKGEKKPELLHTLNGSGLAVGRTMVAILENNQQADGRIEIPEVLRKYMNGMTHIG; via the coding sequence ATGCTAGATTCTAAATTACTTCGAACAGAGCTGGATGAAACAGCTGAAAAACTCGCGCGTCGTGGTTTTAACCTTGATGTAGAAACTTTACGTAACCTTGAAGAGAAGCGTAAATCCCTTCAAGTGAAGACAGAAGAGCTTCAAGCTCAACGTAACTCGCGATCGAAGTCGATTGGTCAGGCAAAAGCGAAAGGTGATCACGAAGAAGCCGAGCGTATTATGGCTGAAGTGGGTAACCTAGGTTCTGAGCTTGATGACGCGAAAAAAGCGTTAGCTGAGTTACAAGCAGAGCTTGATGTTATTACACAATCTGTACCAAATATCCCAGATGATTCTGTACCTGTTGGTAAAGACGAGTCTGAGAACGTAGAAATTTCTCGTTGGGGGGAGCCAAAAGCTTACGACTTCGATGTGAAAGATCACGTAGATCTGGGTGAAATGGCGGGTGGTCTTGATTTTGCGAGCGCTGTAAAAATTACCGGTGCACGCTTTATCGTTATGAAAGGTCAATTTGCGCGTTTACACCGTGCAATTGCACAGTTTATGCTTGATCTTCATACCGAAGAGCACGGCTACACAGAAATGTATGTACCGTACCTAGTAAATGCAGATAGCTTATTTGGCACAGGTCAGCTTCCGAAGTTCGGTGAAGACTTGTTCCATACACAGCCTTTGACTGAAAAAGTAAATGATGAAGAGCCACGCGTTCTATCATTGATCCCAACAGCTGAAGTGCCTGTAACAAACATGATGCGTGATACCATCACTGATGAAGCGGATCTTCCTGTTAAGATGACTGCACATACACCGTGTTTCCGTTCTGAAGCTGGCTCTTACGGTCGTGATACTCGTGGTCTTATTCGTATGCACCAGTTCGATAAAGTTGAGCTTGTACAAATTACGAAACCTGAAGATTCAATGGCTGCATTAGAAGAGCTAACAGGTCACGCTGAGAAAGTACTACAGCTTCTAGAGCTTCCATACCGTAAAGTGATCCTTTGTACTGGCGATATGGGCTTTGGCTCATGTAAAACATACGATCTTGAAGTATGGGTTCCTGCTCAAGAAACGTACCGTGAAATTTCTTCTTGTTCAAACATGTGGGATTTCCAAGCTCGTCGTATGCAAGCTCGTTTCCGTCGTAAAGGTGAGAAGAAGCCTGAGCTGCTACATACACTAAACGGCTCTGGTCTTGCGGTTGGTCGTACAATGGTTGCTATTTTAGAAAATAATCAGCAGGCTGACGGTCGTATCGAGATCCCTGAAGTACTACGTAAGTACATGAACGGTATGACACATATCGGTTAA
- the trxB gene encoding thioredoxin-disulfide reductase codes for MSNVKHCELLILGSGPAGYTAAVYAARANLNPVMITGMQQGGQLTTTTEVENWPGDADDLTGPALMDRMKAHAEKFNTEIITDYIVETDFSQRPFLLKGENSTYTCNALIISTGASAKYIGLESEEAFKGRGVSACATCDGFFYRNQKVAVVGGGNTAVEEALYLSNIASEVHLIHRRDSFRSEKILIDRLMDKVANGNIILHTDRTLDEVLGDDMGVTGLRLKDTHSNATEELDVMGVFIAIGHQPNTAIFEGQLDMENGYIKVQSGLNGNATQTSIEGIFAAGDVMDHNYRQAITSAGTGCMAALDAERYLDAQ; via the coding sequence ATGAGTAACGTAAAACATTGTGAACTGCTCATCCTTGGTTCTGGTCCTGCGGGCTACACCGCTGCGGTATATGCTGCACGTGCTAATTTAAACCCTGTGATGATCACTGGTATGCAGCAAGGCGGTCAGTTAACCACGACGACAGAAGTTGAAAACTGGCCAGGGGATGCTGATGATCTAACCGGTCCTGCGCTAATGGATCGCATGAAAGCACACGCAGAAAAATTCAACACTGAAATTATTACCGACTACATTGTTGAAACTGATTTCAGCCAACGTCCTTTTTTATTAAAAGGTGAAAACAGTACTTACACATGTAATGCGCTAATTATCTCAACAGGTGCGTCAGCAAAATACATTGGCTTAGAATCAGAAGAAGCATTTAAAGGCCGTGGCGTTTCTGCATGTGCGACTTGTGACGGTTTCTTCTACCGTAATCAAAAAGTAGCGGTTGTCGGCGGCGGTAATACTGCTGTTGAAGAGGCGCTTTATCTATCAAACATTGCATCTGAAGTTCATCTTATCCACCGTCGTGATTCTTTCCGCTCAGAAAAAATCCTGATTGATCGTCTTATGGATAAAGTCGCTAATGGCAATATCATACTGCACACAGATCGTACTTTAGATGAAGTGCTTGGTGATGATATGGGTGTTACAGGTCTTCGCCTAAAAGACACTCACTCTAACGCAACTGAAGAGTTAGACGTTATGGGTGTGTTCATTGCAATTGGCCACCAGCCAAATACAGCTATTTTTGAAGGTCAATTAGACATGGAAAATGGCTATATTAAAGTGCAGTCAGGCTTAAATGGTAATGCAACACAAACAAGCATTGAAGGCATTTTTGCAGCAGGTGACGTTATGGATCATAACTACCGCCAAGCAATTACTTCTGCAGGTACTGGCTGTATGGCTGCGCTTGATGCTGAACGCTATCTTGACGCCCAATAA
- the lolA gene encoding outer membrane lipoprotein chaperone LolA yields the protein MMKKLWLSMLVAVPMLATTSAWATPQQTLSSRLDKVNAFSANFTQKVISPDGEILVDGTGDLSIKRPNLFRWDTKTPDASLLVSDGKTVWYYSPFVEQVTAMWLKDATEQTPFVLLTRNNEKDWSRYNVKQLADTFTLTPKDKTSSMDEFIVTVSKDGQVRNFSVVESDGQRSNYTLSKFTRTTPAADLFKFTPPKGVELDDQRQ from the coding sequence ATGATGAAAAAGTTATGGCTAAGTATGTTAGTTGCCGTACCAATGCTTGCAACAACAAGTGCTTGGGCTACACCACAACAAACATTAAGTAGCCGACTTGATAAAGTGAATGCATTTAGTGCTAACTTTACTCAGAAAGTGATTAGTCCTGACGGTGAAATACTGGTTGATGGGACTGGCGATTTATCCATTAAACGTCCTAATTTATTCCGTTGGGATACTAAAACACCGGATGCAAGCTTGCTAGTCTCAGATGGCAAAACAGTATGGTATTACAGCCCATTCGTTGAACAGGTCACGGCAATGTGGCTAAAAGATGCAACAGAACAAACACCGTTTGTTTTGTTAACACGTAATAATGAGAAAGACTGGTCGCGTTATAATGTTAAGCAACTAGCAGATACTTTTACCTTAACGCCGAAAGATAAAACATCTTCGATGGATGAGTTTATCGTGACAGTATCTAAAGATGGCCAAGTACGTAACTTCTCTGTGGTAGAGAGTGACGGGCAACGCAGTAACTACACATTATCTAAATTTACACGTACTACGCCTGCGGCAGACTTATTTAAGTTTACGCCACCGAAAGGGGTAGAACTGGACGATCAACGTCAATGA
- a CDS encoding replication-associated recombination protein A: MGVVILNNFSLDFSSDFRPLAARMRPRTVEEYIGQQHILGQGKPLRRALEGGQLHSMILWGPPGTGKTTLAEVAAHYANAEVERVSAVTSGIKDIRAAIDKARDNKMAGRRTILFVDEVHRFNKSQQDAFLPHIEDGTVTFIGATTENPSFELNNALLSRARVYKLKSLEDDEILQVIEQALTDKKRGVNETNLHFADDIKEKLAEFVRGDARMSLNYLEQLIDMAEEDEKGIKQITVELLAEVTGEKVARFDNKGDLWYDMISAVHKSIRGSNPDGALYWFARMLQAGCDPLYVARRLLAIASEDIGNADPRAMQVAVSAWDCYTRVGAYEGERAIAQAIVYLACAAKSNAVYVAFNLAKADAREFPDFEVPHHLRNAPTKLMKELGYGEGYRYAHDEVGAYAAGEVYLPREIRDRVYYQPSNRGLEMKISEKLDYLASLDAKSPLKRYQ; the protein is encoded by the coding sequence ATGGGAGTGGTTATTTTGAATAACTTCAGCCTTGATTTTTCTTCTGACTTCAGACCGCTAGCCGCAAGAATGCGACCTCGAACAGTAGAAGAATATATCGGTCAGCAACATATTTTGGGACAAGGAAAACCCTTACGTCGAGCCTTAGAAGGCGGGCAACTACATTCAATGATTTTGTGGGGGCCACCGGGTACAGGAAAAACGACATTAGCAGAAGTCGCTGCACATTATGCCAACGCTGAAGTAGAGCGTGTGTCTGCTGTAACATCAGGTATTAAAGATATTCGAGCTGCAATTGATAAGGCTCGTGACAATAAAATGGCAGGACGTCGTACTATTTTATTTGTTGATGAGGTGCATCGTTTCAATAAAAGTCAGCAAGATGCGTTTTTACCACATATTGAAGATGGCACTGTAACGTTTATTGGCGCAACGACGGAAAACCCATCGTTTGAGCTTAATAATGCATTACTCTCTCGAGCTCGAGTGTATAAGTTAAAGTCACTTGAGGATGATGAGATCTTACAAGTGATTGAACAAGCATTAACGGATAAAAAGCGAGGTGTAAACGAAACGAATTTACACTTTGCGGATGATATTAAAGAAAAATTAGCTGAGTTTGTCCGTGGTGACGCTCGTATGTCTTTAAACTATCTTGAGCAGCTTATTGATATGGCTGAAGAAGATGAGAAAGGCATTAAGCAAATAACGGTTGAATTATTGGCGGAAGTCACAGGTGAAAAGGTTGCGCGCTTTGATAACAAAGGTGATCTTTGGTACGACATGATCTCAGCTGTGCATAAATCAATTCGAGGTTCTAATCCTGATGGTGCTTTGTATTGGTTTGCACGTATGCTCCAAGCTGGCTGTGACCCGCTATATGTGGCTCGTCGTCTACTGGCTATTGCTTCAGAAGATATTGGCAATGCAGATCCTCGCGCGATGCAAGTCGCGGTTTCTGCGTGGGATTGTTATACCCGTGTTGGTGCCTATGAAGGCGAGCGAGCCATAGCACAAGCGATTGTGTACTTAGCTTGTGCGGCGAAAAGTAATGCGGTTTACGTGGCGTTTAATCTTGCCAAAGCTGATGCTCGCGAATTCCCTGATTTTGAAGTTCCTCATCACTTACGTAATGCGCCAACCAAGTTAATGAAAGAATTAGGTTATGGCGAAGGGTATCGTTATGCCCATGATGAAGTAGGGGCTTATGCGGCAGGTGAAGTGTATTTACCGCGTGAAATCCGTGATCGGGTTTATTACCAACCATCAAACCGTGGTTTAGAAATGAAAATATCCGAAAAGTTGGATTATCTTGCTTCATTAGATGCAAAAAGCCCGTTAAAGCGCTACCAATAA
- the cydD gene encoding heme ABC transporter permease/ATP-binding protein CydD, which yields MDKQLHRDLTKWLKSQSKLAKRWLMLSIGLGFLSGLLLVGQAALLANILHQLIIEHADKYSLINQFVGLFVIIGLRSLCSWGREIFGYRCGEQIRLHIRQLILNRLQSLGPAYIKGKPAGTWASLVLEQVEEMQDFFARYLPQMSLSVLIPVVILFVVFPLNWAAGLIFLLTAPLVPLFMALVGLGAADANRRNFKALQRLSGHFYDRLQGLSTLRLFDRAEAEAENLHAASHVLRKRTMEVLRLAFLSSAVLEFFSAISVAIVAVYFGFAFIGELNFGNYGIPITLFTGLFILVLAPEFYQPLRDLGTFYHAKAQAIGAAESIVEFLNIEADEMTDGSKTLTTPDKIQISVTELEVLSPEGQKLAGPLTFDINTNEHVALVGPSGAGKTSLLNALLGFLPYRGSIKINGIELKELNHSEWRQAISWVGQNPLLVHGTIYENITLGDQLAEQAKVTQVAKEAYADEFINRLEKGYQHHVGDRSGGLSVGQAQRIAVARAMLQQGAFWILDEPTASLDANSERLVLESLGRAVEQHTTLMVSHRLDQLHAMDRVLVMENGKLVQNGPFVEISQHGLLADMLSHTDKRDLDA from the coding sequence ATGGATAAACAATTACATCGAGATTTAACCAAATGGCTTAAATCCCAAAGTAAGTTAGCCAAACGCTGGCTTATGCTAAGTATTGGATTAGGCTTTTTGTCTGGTTTACTGCTTGTTGGACAAGCAGCATTACTTGCAAATATTCTGCATCAACTGATTATTGAACATGCTGATAAATACTCTCTTATTAACCAATTTGTTGGTTTATTTGTCATTATCGGTTTACGTTCTCTATGTAGTTGGGGAAGAGAAATTTTTGGCTACCGTTGTGGTGAACAAATACGCTTACATATACGCCAATTAATTCTTAATCGCTTACAAAGCTTAGGCCCCGCTTATATTAAAGGAAAACCTGCTGGTACATGGGCAAGTCTTGTCCTTGAGCAAGTAGAAGAAATGCAAGATTTCTTTGCTCGCTATCTACCTCAGATGTCACTATCCGTTCTTATTCCTGTCGTGATTTTATTTGTCGTTTTCCCTTTAAACTGGGCTGCTGGATTAATATTCTTACTCACCGCACCACTTGTTCCTTTATTTATGGCACTAGTTGGCTTAGGTGCTGCAGATGCTAACCGCCGAAATTTTAAGGCATTACAGCGTTTATCAGGGCACTTTTACGATCGTCTTCAAGGGCTATCTACCCTGCGTTTATTTGATCGTGCAGAGGCTGAAGCAGAAAATCTTCATGCCGCTTCTCACGTACTTCGTAAACGTACAATGGAAGTCCTTCGTCTTGCTTTCTTATCTTCAGCAGTATTAGAGTTCTTCTCTGCTATTTCTGTTGCTATTGTTGCGGTTTACTTCGGTTTTGCTTTTATCGGTGAATTAAATTTCGGTAACTACGGTATCCCGATTACTTTATTTACTGGTTTATTCATTCTGGTTCTTGCACCTGAATTTTACCAACCGCTACGTGATCTTGGTACTTTCTACCATGCCAAGGCACAAGCTATTGGTGCAGCAGAATCTATCGTTGAGTTTCTCAATATTGAAGCAGACGAAATGACGGATGGCTCTAAAACATTAACAACACCAGATAAAATCCAAATATCAGTGACCGAGTTAGAAGTACTAAGTCCTGAAGGTCAAAAGCTAGCAGGTCCTCTGACATTTGATATTAATACCAATGAACATGTGGCACTGGTTGGTCCGAGTGGCGCAGGTAAAACCAGTTTATTAAATGCGTTATTGGGCTTCCTTCCCTACCGCGGCAGTATCAAAATTAATGGGATTGAATTAAAAGAACTTAACCACAGTGAATGGCGTCAAGCAATTAGCTGGGTTGGTCAAAACCCGTTACTTGTACACGGTACGATTTATGAAAACATCACATTGGGTGATCAGTTAGCTGAACAAGCCAAAGTGACTCAAGTTGCAAAAGAAGCTTACGCTGACGAATTCATTAATCGCTTAGAAAAAGGTTATCAACATCATGTGGGTGATCGCTCCGGTGGTTTATCTGTAGGTCAAGCGCAGCGTATTGCTGTTGCTCGCGCCATGTTACAACAAGGTGCGTTTTGGATTTTAGATGAACCCACAGCAAGCCTTGATGCTAACAGTGAACGCTTAGTCCTTGAAAGTTTAGGCCGTGCTGTTGAGCAACATACAACATTGATGGTTAGCCACCGTTTAGATCAATTACATGCGATGGATCGTGTTCTTGTGATGGAAAATGGCAAGCTTGTTCAAAACGGTCCGTTCGTAGAAATTAGTCAACATGGCTTACTCGCAGATATGCTAAGCCATACAGATAAGAGGGATCTCGATGCGTGA